From Fusarium oxysporum f. sp. lycopersici 4287 chromosome 13, whole genome shotgun sequence, one genomic window encodes:
- a CDS encoding fructose-1,6-bisphosphatase translates to MSPTKAPELELAPFLKSALPQENRASLRDSVIPQLLSAIADIGKGLRGSYDVSIVGTENAFGDEQLNVDVLAENIIRDSIAKSSAIKTASSEEDPVEKPARAGETTQADSSAEQYTVAFDPLDGSSIIGPNWSVGTIVGIWDGVTAVGQPTEKQIASVLGVFGPRTLAIIALRVPGSKPVCFEVSLNDTQKFVVARPELRLAEPPFKTRYFAPANLRAAAENENYMNLVTKFITDKYTLRYSGGLIPDIYHALVKGHGVYISPVTSASKAKLRRLYELLPVALVVECAGGQAIDPETGARVFDTILKGCDDRAGLVCGTSEEVEKVKKALLG, encoded by the coding sequence ATGTCTCCAACAAAAGCGCCCGAGCTCGAGCTCGCGCCGTTCCTCAAATCAGCGCTACCCCAAGAAAACAGAGCTTCATTGCGGGACTCGGTCATTCCTCAGCTTTTAAGCGCTATTGCAGATATTGGCAAAGGGCTAAGAGGATCATATGATGTTTCCATCGTCGGCACAGAGAATGCTTTTGGTGATGAGCAGCTGAACGTCGATGTTCTGGCCGAGAACATTATTCGTGACAGTATTGCTAAGTCATCGGCTATCAAAACTGCCAGCAGTGAAGAGGACCCTGTCGAGAAGCCAGCGCGCGCAGGAGAGACAACGCAGGCTGATAGCAGTGCTGAGCAATACACTGTTGCTTTCGATCCTCTTGATGGAAGCTCTATCATCGGACCCAACTGGTCCGTGGGTACAATTGTCGGCATCTGGGACGGCGTGACTGCAGTTGGGCAACCTACAGAGAAACAAATCGCCTCTGTTCTTGGAGTATTCGGTCCACGAACCCTCGCCATTATTGCCCTTCGAGTCCCAGGATCTAAGCCTGTATGCTTCGAAGTCAGCCTCAACGACACCCAAAAGTTCGTCGTGGCGCGACCTGAGCTTCGACTCGCTGAGCCTCCCTTCAAAACACGCTACTTTGCACCCGCCAACCTCCGAGCCGCCGCCGAGAATGAGAATTACATGAACCTTGTGACAAAGTTCATCACTGACAAGTACACTCTACGGTACTCGGGAGGTCTCATCCCTGATATCTATCATGCTTTAGTCAAGGGTCACGGCGTGTACATCTCACCAGTAACTTCTGCTAGCAAGGCTAAGCTGCGAAGACTTTACGAGCTGCTTCCTGTAGCGCTCGTTGTCGAGTGCGCAGGTGGACAGGCTATTGACCCTGAGACGGGTGCGAGAGTATTTGATACTATATTGAAGGGGTGTGATGATAGAGCTGGGTTGGTTTGTGGAACTTCGGAGGAAGTTGAGAAAGTGAAAAAGGCACTGTTGGGATAG